One window from the genome of Hippocampus zosterae strain Florida chromosome 7, ASM2543408v3, whole genome shotgun sequence encodes:
- the osbpl7 gene encoding oxysterol-binding protein-related protein 7 isoform X1, translating to MTCYGSALDRSQSLASGLEKSSPTWSKAPHSRSSSTLSSRHSRQHVKDWEVLDDVQVAGGEHPQEMMSAPGICEGYLLKRRKWPLKGWHKRYFVLEGGVLRYCKNQQDVSIGRVQGSLDISGAVMSINKKSNRIDLDAGDILYHMKVKSHELFYIWVTKLQAHRSYRKSEEAAAAAAWHGVIHNGHVPALTPDAGFLDGQPKCFPQTSAKAAVNNKVSAWLQQSPAPDTCAQELNRCNLDLHELTRLIQRLQLLQAGQTFANGQLQRIISTQNLSLEKPKKQMPGRGWGHSRTLSRVEALGMPVRRMTKSLSSGPLSSSSHFGASVPSIPDYVYSQLAPLDAASSAEGKKIQQDICGVSLRVLATLQTVHQSLCQERQKLQELWGNHTEEPAAGRRSSHRPPSAADSTAEYFDASDDFLLGSSSDVSDESGPSDSSTSNSEPEEGHLSATRMYRASISRTPHSVAPKSSGRRTSLPAPCPDNSHVGLMAILYNNIGKDLARVSMPAALNEPVNLLQRLCEELEYSQLLDTAGATADPYQRMVYIAAFAISGYSSATFRNRYKPFNPVLGETYECVRDDRGFRFIGEQVCHHPPISACHAESENFSFWQDQRWKNKFWGKSLEIVPSGMVNVTIPRYGDHYEWNKVVTCIHNVLSQQRYLEHYGEVTIRNLKSDACTCKITFVKSRYWGSDGNKNEVQGSVLDQSGSVIHRFGGLWHEGIFCDTLPTPKCVWKPNPPPKDHQIYYGFSAFAMELNQLTADLEPLLPPTDSRLRPDQRMLEEGRVEETDRKKDEIEELQRERRKELAKKGEEHVPAFFKKAKDCCGRDVWLTNGTYWKLREDPGFAKLPCVTLW from the exons ATGACTTGCTATGGCTCGGCCCTCGATCGCAGCCAGTCGCTGGCGAGCGGCCTGGAGAAGTCGTCGCCCACGTGGTCCAAAGCTCCCCACTCCCGCAGCAGCAGCACGCTGTCGTCTCGACACTCGCGACAG CACGTCAAAGACTGGGAAGTTCTTGACGACGTTCAAGTGGCCGGGGGGGAACATCCTCAGGAGATGATGAGCGCTCCGGGCATCTGTGAAGGTTATCTTCTCAAGAGGAGGAAGTGGCCGCTTAAAGGCTGGCACAAG AGATACTTTGTACTGGAGGGAGGGGTCTTGAGATACTGTAAAAATCAACAAGAT GTGTCGATAGGAAGAGTGCAGGGCTCTCTGGACATCAGCGGCGCCGTCATGTCCATCAACAAGAAGTCCAACCGGATTGACTTGGACGCAGGCGACATTCTGTATCACATGAAG GTAAAGAGCCACGAACTCTTCTACATTTGGGTGACCAAGCTGCAGGCACATCGCTCATACAGGAAGagcgaggaggcggcggcggcggcggcgtggcaCGGCGTCATCCACAACGGACACGTGCCCGCGCTCACGCCCGACGCCGGCTTCCTTGACGGGCAGCCAAAATGTTTCCCGCAGACCTCGGCCAAGGCCGCCGTCAACAACAAAGTGTCGGCGTGGCTGCAGCAGAGTCCCGCTCCCGACACCTGTGCTCAAG AACTGAACCGTTGCAATTTGGACCTTCACGAACTGACCCGGCTGATCCAGaggctgcagctgctgcaggcGGGTCAGACGTTCGCCAATGGCCAACTGCAGCGAATCATCAGCACGCAG AATCTTTCCCTGGAGAAGCCAAAGAAGCAAATGCCAGGAAGAGGGTGGGGTCACTCTCGCACCCTTTCCAGAGTGGAAGCGCTGGGAATG CCTGTTCGCAGGATGACCAAATCG TTGTCCTCCGGCCCTCTGAGCAGCTCATCCCACTTCGGCGCCTCCGTTCCCTCCATCCCGGACTACGTCTACTCCCAGCTGGCCCCCCTCGACGCCGCCTCATCCGCGGAGGGCAAGAAGATCCAGCAGGACATCTGTGGCGTGTCGCTGCGAG TCCTGGCTACGCTCCAAACGGTCCACCAGTCCTTGTGCCAAGAGAGGCAGAAACTGCAGGAACTTTGGGGAAACCACACGGAAGAGCCGGCGGCAGGGAGGCGTTCATCCCACAGGCCCCCCTCGGCGGCCGACTCCACGGCCGAGTATTTCGACGCCAGCGATGACTTCCTCCTCGGGAGCTCCTCCGACGTGTCGGACGAGTCGGGACCGAGCGACTCGAGCACGTCCAACTCGGAGCCCGAAGAAGGACATT TATCCGCCACCCGAATGTACCGCGCCAGCATTTCCAGGACTCCTCACAGCGTCGCTCCCAAGAGCAGCGGCCGGCGAACGTCGCTTCCCGCGCCGTGTCCGGACAACAGTCACGTGGGCCTCATGGCCATCCTCTACAATAACATCG GCAAAGACTTGGCTCGCGTGTCCATGCCGGCCGCTCTCAACGAGCCCGTCAACCTGCTGCAGCGACTGTGCGAGGAGTTGGAGTACAGCCAGCTGCTGGACACCGCCGGTGCCACCGCAGACCCTTACCAGAGGAtg GTCTACATCGCCGCCTTTGCCATCTCGGGCTACTCCAGCGCCACCTTCCGAAACCGCTACAAGCCCTTCAACCCCGTCTTGGGGGAGACCTACGAGTGCGTGCGGGACGACCGCGGCTTTCGCTTCATCGGCGAGCAG gtgtgtcacCATCCTCCCATCTCCGCCTGCCACGCAGAATCCGAGAACTTCTCCTTCTGGCAAG ACCAGAGGTGGAAGAACAAGTTTTGGGGCAAGTCGCTGGAGATCGTGCCCTCCGGGATGGTGAACGTGACCATTCCCAG GTATGGAGATCACTACGAGTGGAACAAAGTGGTGACGTGCATCCACAACGTGCTGAGTCAGCAGCGCTACCTCGAACATTACGGCGAAGTCACCATACGCAACCTGAAGAGCGACGCGTGCACCTGCAAGATCACTTTTGTCAAG TCTCGCTACTGGGGCTCGGACGGCAACAAGAACGAGGTCCAGGGCTCCGTACTGGACCAAAGCGGCAGCGTCATCCACCGCTTTGGAGGTCTGTGGCACGAGGGAATTTTCTGTGACACGCTGCCAACCCCCAAGTGCGTCTGGAAGCCAA ATCCTCCACCCAAAGACCACCAGATCTACTACGGCTTCTCCGCCTTCGCCATGGAGCTCAATCAGCTCACGGCCGACCTCGAACCTCTGCTGCCCCCCACTGACAGTCGCCTGCGCCCCGACCAGAG GATGTTGGAGGAGGGCCGAGTGGAAGAGACGGACAGAAAGAAAGACGAGATCGAGGAGCTgcagagggagaggaggaagGAGCTCGCCAAGAAAGGAGAGGAGCACGTGCCGGCTTTCTTCAA AAAAGCCAAGGACTGTTGCGGGCGCGATGTGTGGCTGACAAACGGGACTTACTGGAAACTCCGAGAGGATCCCGGCTTTGCAAAGCTCCCGTGTGTCACGCTCTGGTGA
- the osbpl7 gene encoding oxysterol-binding protein-related protein 7 isoform X2, with amino-acid sequence MTCYGSALDRSQSLASGLEKSSPTWSKAPHSRSSSTLSSRHSRQHVKDWEVLDDVQVAGGEHPQEMMSAPGICEGYLLKRRKWPLKGWHKRYFVLEGGVLRYCKNQQDVSIGRVQGSLDISGAVMSINKKSNRIDLDAGDILYHMKVKSHELFYIWVTKLQAHRSYRKSEEAAAAAAWHGVIHNGHVPALTPDAGFLDGQPKCFPQTSAKAAVNNKVSAWLQQSPAPDTCAQELNRCNLDLHELTRLIQRLQLLQAGQTFANGQLQRIISTQNLSLEKPKKQMPGRGWGHSRTLSRVEALGMLSSGPLSSSSHFGASVPSIPDYVYSQLAPLDAASSAEGKKIQQDICGVSLRVLATLQTVHQSLCQERQKLQELWGNHTEEPAAGRRSSHRPPSAADSTAEYFDASDDFLLGSSSDVSDESGPSDSSTSNSEPEEGHLSATRMYRASISRTPHSVAPKSSGRRTSLPAPCPDNSHVGLMAILYNNIGKDLARVSMPAALNEPVNLLQRLCEELEYSQLLDTAGATADPYQRMVYIAAFAISGYSSATFRNRYKPFNPVLGETYECVRDDRGFRFIGEQVCHHPPISACHAESENFSFWQDQRWKNKFWGKSLEIVPSGMVNVTIPRYGDHYEWNKVVTCIHNVLSQQRYLEHYGEVTIRNLKSDACTCKITFVKSRYWGSDGNKNEVQGSVLDQSGSVIHRFGGLWHEGIFCDTLPTPKCVWKPNPPPKDHQIYYGFSAFAMELNQLTADLEPLLPPTDSRLRPDQRMLEEGRVEETDRKKDEIEELQRERRKELAKKGEEHVPAFFKKAKDCCGRDVWLTNGTYWKLREDPGFAKLPCVTLW; translated from the exons ATGACTTGCTATGGCTCGGCCCTCGATCGCAGCCAGTCGCTGGCGAGCGGCCTGGAGAAGTCGTCGCCCACGTGGTCCAAAGCTCCCCACTCCCGCAGCAGCAGCACGCTGTCGTCTCGACACTCGCGACAG CACGTCAAAGACTGGGAAGTTCTTGACGACGTTCAAGTGGCCGGGGGGGAACATCCTCAGGAGATGATGAGCGCTCCGGGCATCTGTGAAGGTTATCTTCTCAAGAGGAGGAAGTGGCCGCTTAAAGGCTGGCACAAG AGATACTTTGTACTGGAGGGAGGGGTCTTGAGATACTGTAAAAATCAACAAGAT GTGTCGATAGGAAGAGTGCAGGGCTCTCTGGACATCAGCGGCGCCGTCATGTCCATCAACAAGAAGTCCAACCGGATTGACTTGGACGCAGGCGACATTCTGTATCACATGAAG GTAAAGAGCCACGAACTCTTCTACATTTGGGTGACCAAGCTGCAGGCACATCGCTCATACAGGAAGagcgaggaggcggcggcggcggcggcgtggcaCGGCGTCATCCACAACGGACACGTGCCCGCGCTCACGCCCGACGCCGGCTTCCTTGACGGGCAGCCAAAATGTTTCCCGCAGACCTCGGCCAAGGCCGCCGTCAACAACAAAGTGTCGGCGTGGCTGCAGCAGAGTCCCGCTCCCGACACCTGTGCTCAAG AACTGAACCGTTGCAATTTGGACCTTCACGAACTGACCCGGCTGATCCAGaggctgcagctgctgcaggcGGGTCAGACGTTCGCCAATGGCCAACTGCAGCGAATCATCAGCACGCAG AATCTTTCCCTGGAGAAGCCAAAGAAGCAAATGCCAGGAAGAGGGTGGGGTCACTCTCGCACCCTTTCCAGAGTGGAAGCGCTGGGAATG TTGTCCTCCGGCCCTCTGAGCAGCTCATCCCACTTCGGCGCCTCCGTTCCCTCCATCCCGGACTACGTCTACTCCCAGCTGGCCCCCCTCGACGCCGCCTCATCCGCGGAGGGCAAGAAGATCCAGCAGGACATCTGTGGCGTGTCGCTGCGAG TCCTGGCTACGCTCCAAACGGTCCACCAGTCCTTGTGCCAAGAGAGGCAGAAACTGCAGGAACTTTGGGGAAACCACACGGAAGAGCCGGCGGCAGGGAGGCGTTCATCCCACAGGCCCCCCTCGGCGGCCGACTCCACGGCCGAGTATTTCGACGCCAGCGATGACTTCCTCCTCGGGAGCTCCTCCGACGTGTCGGACGAGTCGGGACCGAGCGACTCGAGCACGTCCAACTCGGAGCCCGAAGAAGGACATT TATCCGCCACCCGAATGTACCGCGCCAGCATTTCCAGGACTCCTCACAGCGTCGCTCCCAAGAGCAGCGGCCGGCGAACGTCGCTTCCCGCGCCGTGTCCGGACAACAGTCACGTGGGCCTCATGGCCATCCTCTACAATAACATCG GCAAAGACTTGGCTCGCGTGTCCATGCCGGCCGCTCTCAACGAGCCCGTCAACCTGCTGCAGCGACTGTGCGAGGAGTTGGAGTACAGCCAGCTGCTGGACACCGCCGGTGCCACCGCAGACCCTTACCAGAGGAtg GTCTACATCGCCGCCTTTGCCATCTCGGGCTACTCCAGCGCCACCTTCCGAAACCGCTACAAGCCCTTCAACCCCGTCTTGGGGGAGACCTACGAGTGCGTGCGGGACGACCGCGGCTTTCGCTTCATCGGCGAGCAG gtgtgtcacCATCCTCCCATCTCCGCCTGCCACGCAGAATCCGAGAACTTCTCCTTCTGGCAAG ACCAGAGGTGGAAGAACAAGTTTTGGGGCAAGTCGCTGGAGATCGTGCCCTCCGGGATGGTGAACGTGACCATTCCCAG GTATGGAGATCACTACGAGTGGAACAAAGTGGTGACGTGCATCCACAACGTGCTGAGTCAGCAGCGCTACCTCGAACATTACGGCGAAGTCACCATACGCAACCTGAAGAGCGACGCGTGCACCTGCAAGATCACTTTTGTCAAG TCTCGCTACTGGGGCTCGGACGGCAACAAGAACGAGGTCCAGGGCTCCGTACTGGACCAAAGCGGCAGCGTCATCCACCGCTTTGGAGGTCTGTGGCACGAGGGAATTTTCTGTGACACGCTGCCAACCCCCAAGTGCGTCTGGAAGCCAA ATCCTCCACCCAAAGACCACCAGATCTACTACGGCTTCTCCGCCTTCGCCATGGAGCTCAATCAGCTCACGGCCGACCTCGAACCTCTGCTGCCCCCCACTGACAGTCGCCTGCGCCCCGACCAGAG GATGTTGGAGGAGGGCCGAGTGGAAGAGACGGACAGAAAGAAAGACGAGATCGAGGAGCTgcagagggagaggaggaagGAGCTCGCCAAGAAAGGAGAGGAGCACGTGCCGGCTTTCTTCAA AAAAGCCAAGGACTGTTGCGGGCGCGATGTGTGGCTGACAAACGGGACTTACTGGAAACTCCGAGAGGATCCCGGCTTTGCAAAGCTCCCGTGTGTCACGCTCTGGTGA
- the mrpl10 gene encoding 39S ribosomal protein L10, mitochondrial — translation MAATLCGKLFPPKGWLPRMQSIRHGSKAVTRHRKPMHFLKQKLLAVTKYIPPKPAAPPGAYPRETPVVQEQESPLMRLLTRDVEGVFRDCKMVAVAQNSGSTSHDMIMLKNRFHKHDIHIRLFPNQVMRSFLSKSIYSNMAPLFIGPTVLFVSKEPKVKEMLSTLRLSPQMSLLGACIDNTLLSAQGVASYAKLSSVAVVQGELVSGLSALASQTGTLLQRHPTHLTALLLQYAAQQAQAEKAT, via the exons ATGGCGGCGACCTTGTGTGGAAAATTATTTCCTCCAAAAG GATGGCTCCCCCGGATGCAGAGCATTCGCCACGGCTCCAAAGCTGTCACCCGCCACAGGAAACCGATGCACTTCCTTAAACAGAAGCTGCTAGCTGTGACAAAGTACATTCCCCCGAAACCGGCTGCCCCCCCAGGCGCGTATCCACGAGAAACACCCGTGGTCCAGGAGCAG GAGAGTCCCTTGATGAGACTGCTGACGCGAGACGTGGAGGGGGTCTTCCGCGACTGCAAGATGGTCGCCGTGGCGCAGAACAGCGGCTCCACCTCTCATGACATGATAATGCTCAAAAACAGGTTCCACAAGCATGACATTCACATCAGGCTCTTCCCCAACCAG GTGATGCGTTCCTTCCTCAGCAAGAGCATCTACAGCAACATGGCCCCTCTGTTCATTGGGCCCACCGTGCTGTTTGTCAGCAAAGAGCCCAAGGTGAAGGAAATGCTCTCCACGCTGCGGCTCAGCCCACAGATGAGTCTTCTAG GAGCCTGCATAGACAACACGCTGTTGAGTGCGCAAGGCGTGGCGAGCTACGCCAAGCTGTCGTCAGTCGCCGTGGTCCAGGGCGAGCTGGTGAGCGGCCTGAGCGCGCTGGCCTCGCAAACGGGCACCTTGCTGCAGCGACACCCCACCCACCTGACGGCGCTGCTGCTGCAGTACGCGGCGCAGCAGGCCCAAGCGGAGAAAGCCACGTGA